One Curtobacterium herbarum genomic window carries:
- a CDS encoding alpha-D-ribose 1-methylphosphonate 5-triphosphate diphosphatase has protein sequence MTRETVFTNTRVVLGDETVLGSVLVRDGVIADITSGPAATVGEDLDGDHLMPGVVELHTDHLEYHFSPRPGVSWDPLPAVLAHDAQLSAAGATTVFDAVRIGSEPDGRDGAAAAAHRLAEAVESAMDAGLLRAEHAIHLRCEVSSADCLDAFHEFDDDQYVRLASLMDHTPGQRQYADIEDFKRYYLAKRRVSEADFEQYVRLLHEQSALHAGRNRRAIAGLAAERGITLAAHDDATPEHVAESVSLGVHISEFPTTVVAAQAAVDQGLQVVMGAPNIVRGGSQSGNVAAAELLDLELLDVLSSDYVPSSPLHAVFQLVADGVLTMAQGARLISTNPARAVGLDDRGEIAVGKRADLVRVATHGLPADERRPNGRSMPVVRGVYRTGERVS, from the coding sequence ATGACCCGCGAGACCGTCTTTACCAACACCCGTGTCGTGCTCGGCGACGAGACCGTGCTCGGTTCCGTCCTGGTCCGCGACGGTGTGATCGCCGACATCACGAGCGGTCCGGCCGCGACCGTCGGGGAGGACCTGGACGGCGACCACCTGATGCCGGGTGTCGTCGAGCTGCACACCGACCACCTCGAGTACCACTTCAGCCCGCGCCCCGGTGTCTCGTGGGACCCGCTGCCCGCGGTCCTGGCCCACGACGCCCAGCTCTCGGCAGCCGGGGCGACGACCGTGTTCGACGCGGTGCGCATCGGGTCGGAGCCCGACGGACGCGACGGTGCGGCAGCGGCGGCGCACCGTCTGGCCGAGGCCGTCGAGTCGGCGATGGACGCCGGGCTGCTCCGTGCCGAGCACGCGATCCACCTGCGCTGCGAGGTGTCGTCGGCCGACTGCCTCGACGCCTTCCACGAGTTCGACGACGACCAGTACGTCCGGCTCGCGTCGCTGATGGACCACACGCCCGGTCAGCGCCAGTACGCCGACATCGAGGACTTCAAGCGCTACTACCTCGCCAAGCGTCGGGTGAGCGAGGCGGACTTCGAGCAGTACGTGCGGTTGCTGCACGAGCAGTCGGCCCTCCACGCCGGTCGCAACCGCCGCGCCATCGCCGGGCTCGCGGCCGAGCGTGGCATCACCCTCGCCGCCCACGACGACGCGACGCCCGAGCACGTGGCGGAGTCGGTCTCCCTCGGCGTGCACATCTCCGAGTTCCCGACGACCGTCGTCGCTGCGCAGGCCGCGGTGGACCAGGGTCTGCAGGTGGTGATGGGAGCGCCGAACATCGTCCGCGGTGGCAGCCAGTCCGGCAACGTCGCGGCGGCGGAGCTGCTCGACCTCGAACTGCTCGACGTCCTGTCGTCCGACTACGTGCCGTCGAGCCCGCTGCACGCCGTCTTCCAGCTCGTGGCCGACGGCGTGCTGACCATGGCGCAGGGCGCACGGCTGATCAGCACGAACCCGGCCCGCGCGGTCGGACTCGACGACCGGGGCGAGATCGCGGTCGGCAAGCGTGCGGACCTGGTGCGGGTCGCCACGCACGGGCTGCCCGCCGACGAGCGCCGTCCGAACGGTCGGAGCATGCCCGTCGTCCGGGGCGTCTACCGCACCGGGGAGCGCGTGTCATGA
- the phnN gene encoding phosphonate metabolism protein/1,5-bisphosphokinase (PRPP-forming) PhnN — protein sequence MSPIGPAPAGPTPIGPGTFVAVVGASGVGKDALIDHARARTSDTVRFPRRTITRPSGAGEDHDPLDAAAFAAAARAGAFAVHWHAHGLDYGIPAQTDEDLRAGRTVVANVSRGVLAELSRRCEHLVVVRVSVPDAVRAERLRARSRESAEAVAARLHRPDPAPDQHVDLEICNDGSLEAGGEALLRAILRADAAGRVADAGGPR from the coding sequence ATGAGCCCGATCGGCCCGGCCCCGGCCGGCCCGACCCCGATCGGGCCCGGGACGTTCGTCGCGGTCGTCGGGGCGAGCGGCGTCGGCAAGGACGCCCTGATCGACCACGCACGAGCCCGGACCTCCGACACCGTCCGGTTCCCGCGGCGCACGATCACCCGGCCCTCGGGCGCGGGCGAGGACCACGACCCGCTCGACGCGGCGGCCTTCGCGGCGGCGGCCCGAGCGGGTGCGTTCGCCGTCCACTGGCACGCCCACGGGCTCGACTACGGCATCCCGGCGCAGACCGACGAGGACCTCCGTGCCGGCCGGACCGTCGTCGCGAACGTCTCGCGCGGGGTCCTCGCGGAACTCAGCCGGCGCTGCGAACACCTCGTGGTGGTCCGGGTGAGCGTGCCGGACGCCGTCCGCGCCGAGCGGCTCCGGGCGCGCAGTCGCGAGTCCGCCGAGGCGGTGGCGGCACGGTTGCACCGCCCGGACCCCGCACCCGACCAGCACGTCGACCTCGAGATCTGCAACGACGGATCCCTGGAGGCCGGGGGCGAAGCGCTGCTCCGTGCGATCCTCCGGGCGGACGCCGCCGGCCGGGTCGCCGATGCCGGTGGGCCACGGTGA
- a CDS encoding oxidoreductase: MTSIALIGPGAIGTTVAAALHQVGRTPVVFGRSARDALRLRTGSGRVVVPGPVRTEGDPVDGPFDLVVVAVKTTQVDGVAPLLQAVCGPDTVVCVLQNGIEQVETVGPLVHGAAIVPAVVWFPATRGPDDEVLLHGAARLTLPAGAAADRVVAALDGSWCTVATTTDFHAVAWRKLLQNAVAGLMVLTGRRSGMYVREDVADVARAYLRECLAVARADGAVLDDGVVEAILQGFRTRPADLGTSILTDRTAGLPLEWDARNGVVQRRGRRHGVRTPLSDVVVPLLAAASDGPG; encoded by the coding sequence GTGACGTCCATCGCGCTCATCGGTCCGGGGGCGATCGGCACCACGGTCGCGGCGGCCCTGCACCAGGTCGGTCGCACTCCGGTCGTCTTCGGTCGTTCGGCCCGCGACGCGCTCCGCCTGCGGACCGGGTCGGGACGCGTCGTCGTGCCGGGTCCGGTCCGGACGGAGGGCGACCCCGTCGACGGCCCCTTCGACCTGGTCGTCGTCGCGGTCAAGACCACACAGGTCGACGGCGTCGCTCCGCTGCTGCAGGCCGTGTGCGGTCCGGACACCGTCGTGTGCGTGCTGCAGAACGGCATCGAGCAGGTCGAGACGGTGGGGCCGCTCGTCCACGGCGCAGCGATCGTCCCGGCAGTGGTCTGGTTCCCGGCGACCCGCGGACCCGACGACGAGGTGCTCCTCCACGGAGCGGCCCGGCTCACCCTGCCGGCCGGTGCCGCGGCCGACCGGGTCGTGGCGGCACTCGACGGTTCGTGGTGCACGGTCGCGACGACGACGGACTTCCACGCCGTCGCCTGGCGGAAGCTCCTGCAGAACGCGGTGGCGGGGCTCATGGTCCTGACCGGCCGCCGGTCCGGGATGTACGTGCGCGAGGACGTCGCCGACGTCGCCCGTGCCTACCTCCGCGAATGCCTCGCGGTGGCCCGCGCGGACGGGGCCGTGCTCGACGACGGCGTGGTCGAGGCGATCCTGCAGGGCTTCCGGACCCGGCCCGCCGACCTCGGGACGTCGATCCTCACGGATCGCACCGCGGGCCTCCCGCTCGAGTGGGACGCGCGGAACGGCGTCGTGCAGCGCCGCGGCCGTCGGCACGGTGTCCGCACACCGCTGTCGGACGTCGTCGTACCGCTCCTGGCCGCTGCGAGCGACGGACCGGGCTGA
- a CDS encoding acyl-CoA thioester hydrolase/BAAT C-terminal domain-containing protein, translating into MRRTGLDDPEGVRFDPDRPTGDAALVIAGSSGRVDDQRAARFARSGFIAESIRWFGGPGQHAGPWEIPLEGFIDRIERLRAVSDRVWVVGTSLGAEAALLVGGQPGVDGVIAFAPSDVVWSWKDDAGVERSHWTLGGEPLPFVPLDWSAAEPEEPARFRPLYERSWRRDPTAVLHATIPVERIGKLLLVAGGDDQVWPSTASADRIVARRQAAGSETIVVTSEDAGHRTVLPGEPVVVGGLPMLRGGTERADRTLGARAWSAVVAMTGDGG; encoded by the coding sequence ATGCGTCGCACAGGACTCGACGACCCGGAGGGGGTCCGGTTCGATCCCGACCGTCCCACCGGTGACGCGGCGCTCGTCATCGCCGGCTCCAGCGGGAGGGTCGACGACCAGCGTGCCGCACGCTTCGCGCGGAGCGGTTTCATCGCCGAGTCCATCCGCTGGTTCGGTGGTCCCGGCCAGCACGCTGGCCCGTGGGAGATCCCACTCGAGGGCTTCATCGACCGGATCGAGCGACTCCGTGCCGTCAGCGACCGGGTGTGGGTGGTCGGCACGTCGCTCGGCGCGGAAGCGGCGCTGCTCGTCGGCGGCCAGCCCGGCGTGGACGGAGTGATCGCCTTCGCTCCGTCCGATGTGGTCTGGTCGTGGAAGGACGATGCCGGCGTCGAACGCTCGCACTGGACCCTCGGGGGCGAGCCGCTGCCGTTCGTGCCGCTCGACTGGTCTGCCGCCGAGCCGGAGGAGCCGGCGAGGTTCCGTCCGCTCTACGAGCGCTCCTGGCGTCGGGACCCGACCGCGGTGCTGCACGCGACCATCCCGGTCGAGCGCATCGGGAAGCTCCTCCTGGTGGCGGGCGGAGACGACCAGGTCTGGCCGAGCACCGCCAGTGCGGACCGGATCGTCGCCCGTCGGCAGGCTGCCGGCTCGGAGACGATCGTCGTCACCTCCGAGGACGCCGGGCACCGGACGGTCCTCCCCGGCGAACCGGTCGTGGTCGGCGGCCTCCCCATGCTGCGCGGCGGCACGGAACGAGCAGACCGCACCCTCGGAGCGCGGGCCTGGTCGGCGGTCGTCGCGATGACGGGCGATGGTGGATGA
- a CDS encoding inositol monophosphatase family protein gives MSSPATPTVSPTPAALRAAAEAACLEVAPQLLEAFRSDMAITTKRDAHDVVTVHDRAAEETITTALTRAFPGSVVLGEEGGSTGDASLRWIVDPIDGTANFARGLAYWCVSIAAEVDGVVVAGAVYDPVADNLFAADDTGATRDGAPIRSVSLPEDAATVLTSFPVQQDLELLGEEAALALVRDLTLRYRHHHSTGSGALNLAHVAAGWSDVTMGFATHPWDVAAGALVLERAGGWFRGFTSGVATDRAHRAEDYVAAGGGVDHRALVERVQQLSSTITP, from the coding sequence ATGTCGTCGCCCGCCACGCCCACCGTCTCCCCCACCCCCGCCGCGCTCCGTGCCGCCGCCGAGGCCGCCTGCCTGGAGGTCGCTCCGCAACTCCTCGAGGCGTTCCGCTCGGACATGGCGATCACCACGAAGCGCGACGCCCACGACGTCGTCACGGTGCACGACCGGGCCGCCGAGGAGACCATCACCACCGCGCTGACCAGGGCGTTCCCCGGTTCGGTGGTGCTCGGGGAGGAGGGCGGCAGCACCGGTGACGCGTCCCTCCGGTGGATCGTGGACCCGATCGACGGCACCGCGAACTTCGCCCGGGGGCTGGCCTACTGGTGCGTCTCGATCGCCGCCGAGGTCGACGGGGTCGTCGTGGCCGGCGCCGTGTACGACCCGGTCGCCGACAACCTGTTCGCCGCCGACGACACCGGCGCGACCCGCGACGGTGCGCCCATCCGGTCGGTGTCCCTGCCCGAGGACGCCGCGACCGTGCTGACGAGCTTCCCGGTGCAGCAGGACCTGGAACTCCTCGGCGAGGAGGCTGCACTCGCCCTGGTCCGTGACCTCACGCTCCGGTACCGGCACCACCACAGCACGGGCAGCGGTGCGCTGAACCTCGCGCACGTCGCCGCCGGCTGGTCGGACGTCACGATGGGCTTCGCCACCCACCCGTGGGACGTCGCCGCGGGGGCGCTGGTGCTGGAGCGGGCCGGCGGGTGGTTCCGCGGCTTCACGTCCGGCGTCGCGACGGACCGGGCGCACCGGGCCGAGGACTACGTGGCGGCCGGCGGTGGCGTCGACCACCGGGCCCTGGTCGAACGGGTGCAGCAGCTCTCGAGCACGATCACGCCCTGA
- a CDS encoding carbohydrate ABC transporter permease: MTVSVRPGLLAGPARPARTTRSWLRSDRRVGMALLLPASVVFGVFVFYPLVRVVILSTQGTDIFGQPAGSVGLQNYVRTFTDPAFARTMLNTALFCIGVVAGRIVFGLLIVVPLTAKLRGMPVFRALLTSPMVVSVSAGSVAFATMLAPGTGLVNTVIRQFGGQGIPWLTDTHWALTSVVLVTVWGSLGFTVLLLVGAFGAIDPQVVEAAQLDGAGPVRTFWSVSLPLVTPTLFFVVVTGTVEALTTFGQIQILTSGGPADSSRTLVYAIYQQAFGSASANFGLAAALGVVLFLLVLGLSLVQFGVLEKRVNY; encoded by the coding sequence ATGACGGTGTCCGTCCGGCCCGGCCTGCTCGCCGGTCCCGCCCGCCCCGCCAGGACGACCCGGTCCTGGCTGCGGTCCGACCGCCGCGTCGGCATGGCCCTGCTCCTGCCCGCGTCGGTCGTGTTCGGGGTGTTCGTCTTCTACCCGCTCGTCCGCGTCGTCATCCTCAGCACGCAGGGCACCGACATCTTCGGACAGCCCGCCGGATCGGTCGGGCTGCAGAACTACGTCCGGACCTTCACCGACCCGGCCTTCGCCCGGACGATGCTCAACACCGCGCTGTTCTGCATCGGCGTCGTCGCCGGACGGATCGTGTTCGGACTGCTCATCGTCGTGCCGCTGACCGCGAAGCTGCGCGGGATGCCGGTCTTCCGGGCACTGCTCACCTCGCCGATGGTCGTGTCCGTGTCGGCGGGGTCGGTCGCCTTCGCGACGATGCTCGCACCCGGTACCGGTCTGGTGAACACCGTCATCCGGCAGTTCGGCGGCCAGGGCATCCCGTGGCTGACGGACACGCACTGGGCACTCACGAGCGTCGTCCTCGTCACCGTCTGGGGCTCGCTCGGGTTCACCGTGCTGCTGCTCGTCGGGGCCTTCGGGGCGATCGACCCGCAGGTCGTCGAGGCCGCGCAGCTCGACGGCGCCGGCCCGGTCCGCACCTTCTGGTCGGTGTCGCTGCCGCTGGTCACGCCGACCCTGTTCTTCGTCGTGGTCACCGGCACCGTCGAGGCGCTCACCACGTTCGGCCAGATCCAGATCCTCACCTCGGGAGGCCCGGCCGACTCCTCCCGCACGCTCGTCTACGCGATCTACCAGCAGGCGTTCGGCTCGGCGAGCGCGAACTTCGGGCTGGCGGCAGCGCTCGGCGTCGTGCTGTTCCTGCTCGTCCTCGGCCTGTCCCTCGTGCAGTTCGGTGTGCTCGAGAAGCGGGTGAACTACTGA
- a CDS encoding carbohydrate ABC transporter permease produces the protein MRPVTARRFRSALVYAWLIVAVVVVCFPLYYVFEGALTPNEYLDQGLPGLLPVHLTFDNLVRATQVVPLGRQFLNSVVVTFCQTVLQVVIGIMTAYALVFCRLRGTRALFLVLLASMMIPGETTLIANYLTVSSWHIIDTLLVVFLPFVASALTIFLFRQAFLSFPDELREAAVLDGAGHFRFIRSMLLPITRPTLVSVTLVSATAAWNGFFWPLLVTNSPENRTVQVGIAQLADAQASDVGVVLAGAAMVTLPVLVLVLVAQRFLAGGLTAGALK, from the coding sequence ATGCGACCCGTCACCGCCCGGCGCTTCCGCAGCGCCCTCGTCTACGCCTGGCTCATCGTCGCCGTCGTGGTCGTGTGCTTCCCGCTCTACTACGTGTTCGAGGGCGCGCTCACCCCGAACGAGTACCTCGACCAGGGGCTGCCCGGCCTGCTGCCCGTCCACCTGACGTTCGACAACCTGGTCCGTGCGACCCAGGTCGTGCCGCTCGGACGGCAGTTCCTGAACAGCGTCGTGGTGACGTTCTGCCAGACGGTGCTGCAGGTCGTGATCGGCATCATGACCGCGTACGCGCTGGTGTTCTGCCGGCTCCGCGGCACCCGGGCGCTGTTCCTCGTCCTGCTCGCCAGCATGATGATCCCCGGCGAGACGACCCTGATCGCGAACTACCTGACCGTCTCGTCGTGGCACATCATCGACACCCTGCTCGTGGTGTTCCTGCCGTTCGTCGCGTCGGCGCTGACGATCTTCCTGTTCCGGCAGGCGTTCCTGAGCTTCCCCGACGAACTGCGCGAGGCCGCGGTGCTCGACGGCGCCGGCCACTTCCGGTTCATCCGGTCGATGCTGCTGCCGATCACTCGGCCGACCCTGGTGTCCGTCACCCTCGTCAGCGCCACGGCCGCGTGGAACGGGTTCTTCTGGCCGCTGCTCGTCACGAACTCACCGGAGAACCGCACCGTGCAGGTGGGCATCGCCCAACTCGCCGATGCCCAGGCGTCCGACGTCGGTGTCGTCCTGGCCGGCGCCGCGATGGTCACGCTGCCGGTGCTCGTCCTGGTCCTCGTCGCCCAGCGGTTCCTGGCCGGTGGCCTGACCGCCGGCGCCCTCAAGTGA
- a CDS encoding extracellular solute-binding protein has product MSSRRSTAALVLGAATVLALAGCSASGSAASSGPVTVDFWHAMSGPAATELDTLVSEYNAHNADHATVKASYQGDYAAVQTKYTAAVQSSSTPDLLMMNDVSTGFMMDSGQTVAPTSLGKVDTSSMAPAAKRYYSGKDGLAAMPFSVSVPVLYLDKALVERAGLDPKSPPKTLDQVATWAEAIHKATGAYGFSMNMADSWMLEELSASGGKPFCSPDNGRGSTKVDGVSLTSDTQVGFMTRLQSLYQDGVALNPGTDSAAMNSAFASGKVGMLMTSSGAYTTVDPDGSKSVVTTFPTTASSKDAGQVIGGNALWISGKGHSSAEQRASYDFAKWLQTPDVQAKWAKATGYLAMNTGAASTSVGKQSLADPNVAAMYRQLAADPSSTAAAGCVTGAFPTVRATVIGAFNRVVEGADVRATMRTAEKQASAQIADYNEAAGK; this is encoded by the coding sequence ATGTCGTCTCGACGCTCCACCGCCGCCCTCGTCCTCGGCGCCGCCACCGTGCTGGCGCTCGCCGGGTGCTCGGCCTCCGGGTCGGCCGCCTCGTCCGGTCCCGTCACCGTCGACTTCTGGCACGCCATGTCCGGCCCCGCCGCCACCGAACTCGACACCCTGGTGTCCGAGTACAACGCCCACAACGCCGACCACGCCACCGTCAAGGCGTCGTACCAGGGCGACTACGCCGCGGTGCAGACGAAGTACACCGCCGCCGTGCAGTCGTCGTCGACGCCGGACCTGCTCATGATGAACGACGTGTCGACCGGCTTCATGATGGACTCCGGCCAGACCGTCGCCCCCACCAGCCTGGGGAAGGTCGACACCTCGTCGATGGCCCCCGCCGCGAAGCGCTACTACAGCGGGAAGGACGGACTGGCAGCGATGCCGTTCTCGGTGTCCGTCCCCGTCCTGTACCTCGACAAGGCGCTCGTCGAGCGGGCCGGACTCGACCCGAAGTCCCCGCCGAAGACCCTCGACCAGGTCGCGACCTGGGCCGAGGCGATCCACAAGGCGACCGGGGCCTACGGCTTCAGCATGAACATGGCCGACTCGTGGATGCTCGAGGAGCTCTCCGCCTCGGGCGGCAAGCCCTTCTGCTCGCCAGACAACGGCCGCGGGTCGACGAAGGTCGACGGGGTCAGCCTGACCTCCGACACCCAGGTCGGCTTCATGACCCGGCTGCAGTCGCTGTACCAGGACGGCGTCGCGCTCAACCCGGGCACCGACTCCGCCGCCATGAACTCCGCCTTCGCCAGCGGCAAGGTCGGCATGCTGATGACCTCGTCCGGCGCGTACACGACCGTCGACCCGGACGGCTCGAAGTCCGTCGTCACGACGTTCCCCACCACCGCCTCGTCGAAGGACGCCGGCCAGGTCATCGGCGGCAACGCGCTCTGGATCTCCGGCAAGGGGCACTCGTCCGCCGAGCAGCGCGCCTCGTACGACTTCGCGAAGTGGCTGCAGACGCCCGACGTGCAGGCGAAGTGGGCGAAGGCGACCGGCTACCTGGCGATGAACACCGGGGCGGCGTCGACCAGCGTTGGCAAGCAGTCCCTGGCCGACCCGAACGTCGCGGCCATGTACCGGCAGCTGGCGGCCGACCCGTCGAGCACCGCGGCGGCGGGCTGCGTGACCGGAGCGTTCCCGACGGTCCGCGCGACCGTCATCGGCGCGTTCAACCGAGTGGTCGAGGGCGCGGACGTCCGCGCCACCATGCGGACGGCCGAGAAGCAGGCGTCCGCGCAGATCGCGGACTACAACGAGGCTGCCGGCAAGTGA
- a CDS encoding response regulator transcription factor, which produces MPKLLRASIVPAVATALLAAWVATQHGQFTADVPLHEDTFATSPYAVLVMVGYAATLGVARLRPTWAVIGTVLLVTLQLLFWPARFSQASWVGYLVLLPLPALVARSADPAHRRRLLAGVLAAAVGVGALLTVPTVSLSGRWGTINGLPWGGRITSDIAVWLVVAVAAAALSWRVGGRRPDTAPVPIPPLTHHSVVATLSTREREIFRLLAEGRSNADIARQAYISETTVKTHVGNILTKLELGSRSEVIAFAYRNGLMAPERAQ; this is translated from the coding sequence ATGCCGAAACTGCTGCGGGCCTCCATCGTGCCGGCCGTCGCCACCGCCCTCCTCGCCGCCTGGGTCGCGACGCAACACGGCCAGTTCACCGCGGACGTCCCCCTGCACGAGGACACCTTCGCCACGAGCCCGTACGCGGTCCTGGTGATGGTCGGGTACGCCGCGACACTCGGCGTGGCGCGCCTGCGGCCGACCTGGGCCGTCATCGGCACGGTGCTGCTGGTGACCCTGCAACTGCTCTTCTGGCCGGCTCGGTTCAGCCAGGCGAGCTGGGTCGGCTACCTGGTCCTCCTGCCGCTTCCCGCGCTCGTCGCCCGGTCTGCTGACCCCGCCCACCGGCGTCGGCTGCTCGCCGGCGTCCTGGCCGCTGCGGTCGGCGTCGGCGCGCTGCTGACGGTCCCGACGGTCTCGCTGTCCGGCCGGTGGGGCACGATCAACGGCCTCCCCTGGGGCGGCCGCATCACCAGCGACATCGCGGTGTGGCTCGTCGTGGCGGTCGCGGCCGCGGCGCTGTCCTGGAGGGTCGGCGGACGTCGACCGGACACCGCACCGGTCCCGATCCCCCCGCTGACACACCACTCGGTGGTCGCGACGCTGTCGACGCGGGAGCGCGAGATCTTCCGGCTCCTCGCCGAGGGGCGCTCGAACGCCGACATCGCACGGCAGGCCTACATCAGCGAGACGACCGTGAAGACCCACGTCGGCAACATCCTGACCAAGCTCGAGCTCGGCTCGCGCAGCGAGGTCATCGCGTTCGCGTACCGGAACGGTCTGATGGCGCCGGAACGCGCGCAGTAA
- a CDS encoding alpha/beta fold hydrolase, whose amino-acid sequence MEATTRTVTTADGTEIATLVWPGAGPTVVVLHGLAGSSREFVPTAEALAGHSVVLVDQRGHGRSTRRPADTSRAAFVADVVAVIDALTAPPVVLVGQSMGAHTAMLVAAARPDLVRGLVLLEVDQGSGTPEDHAALGAFFRSWPTPFADRAAARAELGDGALAEAWVADLEERPDGLHPRFDADVVQSTIEAVGTPRWAEWESVTAPTLVLYADGGMFTAEQQQEFVRRGRSVTVGRLHDASHDAHLDAFDQWIDALRSWVALM is encoded by the coding sequence GTGGAAGCGACGACGCGCACGGTCACCACCGCCGACGGAACCGAGATCGCGACGCTGGTGTGGCCGGGCGCCGGCCCGACCGTCGTCGTCCTGCACGGCCTGGCCGGCAGCAGCCGGGAGTTCGTCCCGACGGCAGAGGCCCTCGCCGGCCACTCCGTCGTCCTGGTCGACCAGCGCGGCCACGGCCGGAGCACCAGGCGACCGGCGGACACCTCGCGCGCGGCGTTCGTCGCCGACGTGGTCGCGGTCATCGACGCGCTGACGGCGCCGCCGGTGGTCCTCGTCGGCCAGTCCATGGGGGCGCACACCGCGATGCTCGTGGCGGCCGCTCGGCCGGACCTGGTGCGTGGCCTCGTCCTGCTCGAGGTGGACCAGGGCAGCGGCACGCCGGAGGACCACGCTGCCCTCGGTGCGTTCTTCCGCTCGTGGCCGACGCCGTTCGCCGATCGCGCGGCTGCCCGGGCCGAGCTCGGTGACGGGGCACTCGCGGAGGCCTGGGTCGCCGACCTGGAGGAGCGCCCGGACGGTCTCCACCCCCGCTTCGACGCCGACGTCGTGCAGTCCACGATCGAGGCCGTCGGCACGCCCCGCTGGGCGGAGTGGGAGTCCGTCACGGCCCCGACCCTGGTCCTGTACGCCGACGGTGGCATGTTCACGGCCGAGCAGCAGCAGGAGTTCGTCCGTCGTGGTCGCTCGGTGACCGTGGGGCGGCTCCACGACGCCTCGCACGACGCGCACCTCGACGCGTTCGACCAGTGGATCGACGCCCTGCGCTCCTGGGTTGCGCTGATGTGA
- a CDS encoding FecCD family ABC transporter permease, with product MSESLPAVRPTSSSTLPADGVLLLMRRSRRRAAVRITLLVAVLAVVAVAAMMIGPVSIAPTQVIGIVVDHLGGVRSGAGSASADQIVWGTRAPRVAMGIIAGAVLAAGGAVLQALVRNGLADPYLLGINSGASTGVALVVLVIGGGGALLFSGAALAGAIGAVLLVVALAGTASRRGPIRLVLAGLAVGYALNAATSFLVFWSDSPEAARSVLFWLLGSLGSVQPVALVVAAATAGLGLVALVVIAPFIDALASGDDSARSAGIDPERARIGLMVGVSAMVGVIVAAVGGVGFIGLVVPHLARRLVGGRHRAVLPVSALLGAVLLVVADTVARTVFAPQEIPVGVVTGVLGAPFLLVLLRRTAPASAP from the coding sequence ATGTCCGAGTCGTTGCCGGCGGTCCGTCCGACGTCCTCGTCGACGCTTCCGGCCGACGGTGTCCTGCTCCTGATGCGCCGCTCCCGTCGTCGCGCAGCGGTCCGGATCACCCTGCTCGTGGCGGTGCTCGCCGTGGTCGCCGTCGCCGCGATGATGATCGGTCCGGTGTCGATCGCTCCGACCCAGGTCATCGGCATCGTGGTCGACCACCTCGGCGGGGTCCGATCGGGTGCCGGGTCCGCATCCGCCGACCAGATCGTCTGGGGCACGCGCGCACCTCGGGTCGCGATGGGGATCATCGCCGGCGCCGTGTTGGCCGCCGGGGGCGCGGTCCTGCAGGCCCTCGTCCGGAACGGCCTGGCCGACCCGTACCTGCTCGGCATCAACTCCGGCGCCAGCACCGGCGTCGCACTCGTGGTCCTGGTCATCGGCGGAGGCGGCGCGCTCCTCTTCTCCGGCGCGGCCCTGGCCGGGGCGATCGGCGCCGTGCTGCTCGTCGTGGCCCTGGCCGGGACCGCCAGCCGTCGCGGTCCGATCCGGCTCGTGCTCGCCGGGCTGGCCGTCGGCTACGCCCTCAACGCGGCGACGAGCTTCCTGGTCTTCTGGAGCGACTCCCCGGAGGCCGCGCGCTCGGTCCTGTTCTGGCTCCTGGGCTCGCTGGGATCGGTGCAGCCGGTCGCGCTCGTCGTCGCAGCAGCGACAGCCGGCCTCGGGCTCGTCGCGCTCGTCGTCATCGCACCGTTCATCGACGCGCTCGCTTCCGGAGACGACTCCGCGCGGTCCGCGGGCATCGACCCCGAACGCGCGCGGATCGGCCTGATGGTCGGTGTCTCGGCGATGGTCGGCGTCATCGTCGCCGCGGTCGGCGGTGTCGGGTTCATCGGCCTCGTCGTCCCGCACCTGGCACGGCGGCTCGTCGGTGGCCGACACCGGGCGGTGCTGCCGGTGTCGGCGTTGCTCGGCGCGGTCCTGCTCGTCGTCGCGGACACGGTCGCACGCACCGTCTTCGCGCCCCAGGAGATCCCCGTCGGGGTCGTGACCGGTGTGCTCGGTGCGCCGTTCCTCCTGGTCCTCCTCCGCCGCACCGCCCCCGCGTCCGCCCCCTGA